The following is a genomic window from Crossiella equi.
CCGACCCGGCCGAGCTGCTCCCGGTCCTGGCCCGCGTGCAGGGCAGCCTCACCGCCACCGTGCACGCGGCCGAGTCCGACCACGAGGCGGCGGGCAGGCTGGCCGAGGTGCTGCGCCGGATCGCCGGGCGCCTGGTGTTCAACGCCTGGCCGACCGGTGTCGCGGTCAGCTGGGCCCAGCACCACGGCGGCCCGTGGCCCGCCACCACCTCCGCGCTGCACACCTCGGTGGGCGCCACCGCGATCCGCCGCTGGATCGGCCCGGTGACCTACCAGTCCTGGCCGGACCACCTGTTGCCGCAGGAGCTCCAGGACGCCAACCCGCTGGGCATCCCGCGCCGCCGCGACGGCGTGCTCGGCGTGCACTGACCCGCCCGCCCGGAACGGCCAGCACACCCTGGTGTTGGCCGTTCCGGCACCGTGTTGGCCCACCCCGCACCTCGTGTTGGCCCATCCCGCACCCCGTGTTGGCCCTTGCGCGCGTCCGCCCGCGCTAATTGGGCGGCGTCCCCGGCCCGTTGCGCCTAACCTGGGCGCATGGCACAGAAGTCGTTCCAGGGAGACGTGATCCCTGGTCAGCACGTCGACATCCGCATGTGGACCAAGGCCGAGACCGTTGAGGCGCAAGCCATGCAGCAGCTGCGCAACATCGCCGCGCTGCCCTGGGTCTTCAAGCACGTCGCCGTGATGCCCGACGTCCACTACGGCAAGGGCGCCACGGTCGGCTCGGTCATCGCCATGCAGGGCGCCGTCTCGCCCGCCGCGGTGGGCGTGGACATCGGCTGCGGCATGACCGCGGTGCGCACCTCGCTGCGCGCCACCGACCTGCCCGACGACCTGCGCCGCCTCCGCTCCGGCATCGAGAAGGTCGTGCCGGTGGGCTTCGGCATGCACAAGAGCGAGGCCTTCAACCAGCGCGACGCCTCCGACTGGACCCAGTTCTGGCAGGGCTTCGACGCGCTGACCTCCGTGGTGCGCCAGGAGTCCGACCGGGCGCTGCGCCAGATGGGCACCCTCGGCGGTGGCAACCACTTCCTCGAGGTGTGCCTGGACGAGGACGACCAGGTGTGGCTCATGCTGCACTCGGGCTCGCGCGGTATCGGCAACCTCCTGGCACAGCACCACATGGAGATCGCGCGCGGCCTCACCCACAACGCGGCGCTGCCGGACCCGGACCTCGCGGTGTTCATCGCGGGCACCCCGCAGATGGCGGCCTACCGCCACGACCTGTACTGGGCGCAGGAGTACGCGCGCCGCAACCGCTCGGTGATGATGCGGCTGGCGTGCGACGTCGTGCGCAAGCAGTTCCCGCAGGTGAAGTTCGAGGAGCCGATCTCCTGCCACCACAACTACGTGGCGGAGGAGACGCACTTCGGCGAGGAGCTGCTGGTCACCCGCAAGGGCGCGATCCGCGCGGGCCAGGGCGACCTGGGCATCATCCCGGGCAGCATGGGCACCGGCAGCTACATCGTCCGCGGCCTGGGCAACCCGGACTCCTTCTGCTCGGCCAGCCACGGCGCGGGCCGCCGCATGTCGCGCAACCAGGCGCGCAAGCGGTTCACCGCCGAGGACCTGGCCGCGCAGACCGCGGGCGTGGAGTGCCGCAAGGACTCCGGGGTCGTGGACGAGATCCCGGCGGCGTACAAGGACATCAACGAGGTGATCGCGAACCAGCAGGACCTGGTGGAGGTCGTGGCCAAGCTGCGCCAGGTCGTGTGCATCAAGGGCTGACCGGCGCGGGCAGCACGCGGTAGGCCGGGAGCTTCGCCGCCCGGCCGTCACCGCTGGTCTGCCCGCGCAACCGGCGCACCACCCACGGCACCAGGAACGTGCGCACCCAGCGCAGGTGGTCGCCGTCCACCACCTCGCCCGCCACCTCCAGCGAGGGCGCCCGGCCGTCCAGCACCGCGAGCGCGGCCAGGGCCAGTGCCTCGTGCGCGGCGGGGCCGGGGTGCAGCCGGTCCTCGCACCAGCCCGCCATCCCGCGCGGGGCCAGGGCGGCCAGGTCCATGCAGATCACGTCGTGGCGGCGCGCGACCGCCGCGATGACCCCGTTCAGCCGGTCCGCGCGCAGCTCCATGCGCCGCCGCAACGCCTGCGGCAGCGGGGCGAACAGGCCGGGCGGCGGCAGGGTCGCGGTCAGCACGGTGGCCCCGGTGGCCCGCAGCCCGCCGAACAGCCCGCCCAGATCGGCCGCGAACTCACGCGGGTCCAGCTTCGGGCGGATGAGGTCGTTCATGCCGACCACGCAGGTGGCCAGGTCGGGGGCGAGCGCCACCGCCGGGGCCAGCTGCGAGGCCAGGATGCGGCGCGTGGTCAGCCCGCGCACCGCCAGGTTGGCGTACTGGATGCCGCCCTGCCGCACCGCGAGGTGGTGGGCCAGCCGGTCGGCCCACCCCCGCAGCCCACCGGGCACCGGGTCGCCCAGACCCTCCGTGACGCTGTCCCCGACCGCGACGAACCTCTGCCACACCACCGGACCACCGTACCCATCAACCCGGAGTGATGAAGCCGGACTCGTACGCGGCGATGACCGCCTGCGTCCGGTCCCGGGCCTGGAGCTTGGCCAGCACGTTGCCGACGTGCGTCTTCACCGTCTGCAAGCCCACGAACAGCTTCTCCGCGATCTCCGCGTTGGACAGCCCGGTGGCCATCAGCCGCAGCACCGCCTCCTCACGCTCGGTGAGCTGAGCCCGGGCCAGCGTGTCGGCGGCGCGGCGGCTGCGGTGCTCGGCGGCGAGGGCCCGGATGGCGGAGGGGAACAGCAGCGTGTCCCCG
Proteins encoded in this region:
- a CDS encoding RtcB family protein — translated: MAQKSFQGDVIPGQHVDIRMWTKAETVEAQAMQQLRNIAALPWVFKHVAVMPDVHYGKGATVGSVIAMQGAVSPAAVGVDIGCGMTAVRTSLRATDLPDDLRRLRSGIEKVVPVGFGMHKSEAFNQRDASDWTQFWQGFDALTSVVRQESDRALRQMGTLGGGNHFLEVCLDEDDQVWLMLHSGSRGIGNLLAQHHMEIARGLTHNAALPDPDLAVFIAGTPQMAAYRHDLYWAQEYARRNRSVMMRLACDVVRKQFPQVKFEEPISCHHNYVAEETHFGEELLVTRKGAIRAGQGDLGIIPGSMGTGSYIVRGLGNPDSFCSASHGAGRRMSRNQARKRFTAEDLAAQTAGVECRKDSGVVDEIPAAYKDINEVIANQQDLVEVVAKLRQVVCIKG
- a CDS encoding SGNH/GDSL hydrolase family protein gives rise to the protein MVWQRFVAVGDSVTEGLGDPVPGGLRGWADRLAHHLAVRQGGIQYANLAVRGLTTRRILASQLAPAVALAPDLATCVVGMNDLIRPKLDPREFAADLGGLFGGLRATGATVLTATLPPPGLFAPLPQALRRRMELRADRLNGVIAAVARRHDVICMDLAALAPRGMAGWCEDRLHPGPAAHEALALAALAVLDGRAPSLEVAGEVVDGDHLRWVRTFLVPWVVRRLRGQTSGDGRAAKLPAYRVLPAPVSP